A region from the Brassica napus cultivar Da-Ae chromosome C8, Da-Ae, whole genome shotgun sequence genome encodes:
- the LOC106433180 gene encoding paramyosin, with amino-acid sequence MGKKSRSGDSTDRKSWDKLFKTLVKILQTKQDEVESLLKDRKVLEDKLKSQNENWISDARNHDEQLSLMKREVETREMMQFFETSKGSLLSGFNERDHSLCNLKLEQTVDERNDFKAWFDFLTLNTNKESGSSLEAEMTKLKLEYEKKKREVSDLSRENGFVWSQLKCIESGFTDKLKKKEDEIAQANSKISSLLSYQEQLQSSNHEKDEIISSLKAKVAEMETDSRKRDEEISKLSRELESLKKSRSFTPVLTRCTTRDKGNTVGSQVFTKKEKLAASTPNQEEIKSAKRKRENKTTPATVSVIPKLFSSTFRLPKLKSPPSGAI; translated from the exons ATGGGTAAGAAATCTAGGTCTGGAGATTCTACGGATCGAAAAAGCTGGGACAAACTCTTCAAGACTTTGGTAAAGATTCTACAGACGAAACAAGACGAGGTCGAATCGCTTCTTAAAGACAGGAAGGTCCTCGAAGATAAGCTCAAATCTCAAAACGAGAACTGGATCTCTGATGCTCGTAACCACGACGAACAACTCTCTCTG ATGAAGAGAGAAGTTGAAACGAGGGAGATGATGCAGTTCTTTGAGACCTCTAAAGGCAGTCTCTTGTCTGGATTTAATGAAAGGGATCATTCTCTTTGCAACTTGAAGCTAG AACAGACGGTGGACGAGAGAAACGACTTCAAGGCTTGGTTTGATTTCCTCACTCTCAACACAAAT AAGGAAAGTGGCAGCTCATTGGAAGCTGAGATGACAAAACTGAAGCTTGAGtatgagaagaagaaacgtgAAGTATCTGATCTCTCACGTGAGAACGGGTTTGTTTGGAGTCAGCTCAAATGTATCGAGAGCGGGTTCACTGATaagttgaagaagaaagaagacgaGATTGCTCAAGCGAATTCCAAAATATCGAGTCTTTTATCTTATCAAGAGCAGCTTCAGTCATCTAATCACGAGAAAGATGAGATTATCTCAAGCTTGAAGGCTAAGGTTGCTGAGATGGAAACGGATTCTAGGAAGAGAGATGAGGAGATCTCAAAGCTCTCACGGGAACTAGAGTCTTTGAAGAAGTCTCGTAGCTTTACACCGGTTTTAACTAGATGCACAACTCGTGACAAAGGTAACACCGTGGGATCTCAGGTATTTACTAAGAAAGAGAAGCTAGCTGCATCAACACCTAATCAAGAG GAAATTAAAAGCGCAAAGAGGAAACGAGAGAACAAGACCACGCCAGCCACAGTTTCAGTAATCCCAAAGCTGTTCTCTTCCACGTTTAGGCTTCCCAAGTTAAAGTCTCCACCTTCTGGAGCCATATAA
- the LOC106433179 gene encoding ferredoxin--NADP reductase, leaf isozyme 2, chloroplastic, which yields MATALNAAVSLTSSKSSSLPATSCAIAPDRIRFGKGAFYYKSNSVVTSRRVVSVRAEVTTDTPPAVKKVEKESKKNEEGVITNKYRPKEPYTGKVLLNTKITADDAPGETWHMVFSHQGEIPYREGQSVGVIADGIDKNGKPHKVRLYSIASSALGDLGNSETVSLCVKRLVYTNDAGEVVKGVCSNFLCDLKPGSDVKLTGPVGKEMLMPKDPNATVIMLATGTGIAPFRSFLWKMFFEKHDDYKFNGLAWLFLGVPTTSSLLYTEEFDKMKAKAPENFRVDYAISREETNDKGEKMYIQTRMAQYAPELWELLKKDNTFVYMCGLKGMEKGIDDIMVSLAANDGIDWFDYKKQLKKAEQWNVEVY from the exons ATGGCGACTGCTTTGAATGCTGCTGTCTCTCTCACTTCTTCaaaatcttcttctcttccagcCACTAGCTGTGCCATTGCTCCTGATAGGATCAGGTTTGGTAAG GGTGCTTTTTACTACAAAAGCAACAGTGTAGTGACAAGCAGAAGAGTTGTTTCGGTAAGAGCTGAGGTCACAACAGATACTCCTCCTGCTGTGAAGAAAGTAGAGAAAGAGTCAAAGAAGAACGAGGAAGGTGTGATCACCAACAAGTACAGACCAAAAGAGCCTTACACAGGCAAAGTCCTTCTCAACACCAAGATCACAGCTGATGATGCCCCTGGAGAGACCTGGCACATGGTTTTCAGCCATCAAG GTGAAATACCGTACAGAGAGGGACAATCTGTTGGTGTGATTGCAGATGGGATTGATAAGAATGGGAAGCCTCACAAGGTCAGGCTTTACTCCATTGCAAGCAGCGCTCTTGGAGATCTTGGCAACTCTGAAACC GTTTCCTTGTGTGTGAAAAGACTTGTCTATACTAATGATGCAGGAGAGGTTGTTAAAGGAGTTTGCTCAAATTTCTTGT GTGACTTGAAACCAGGGAGTGATGTTAAGCTCACTGGTCCTGTAGGGAAAGAAATGCTTATGCCAAAGGATCCAAACGCCACTGTTATTATG CTTGCCACAGGGACAGGAATAGCTCCTTTCAGGTCTTTCTTGTGGAAGATGTTCTTCGAGAAACATGATGACTACAAG TTTAATGGCTTAGCTTGGCTGTTCTTGGGTGTACCAACCACTAGCTCATTGCTCTACACAGAG GAGTTTGATAAGATGAAAGCAAAGGCACCTGAGAATTTCAGGGTTGATTACGCTATAAGCAGAGAAGAAACTAACGATAAAGGAGAGAAAATGTATATTCAGACCAGAATGGCGCAGTACGCACCAGAACTATGGGAGTTGTTGAAGAAAGACAACACGTTTGTCTACATGTGTGGGCTCAAGGGAATGGAGAAAGGAATTGATGACATTATGGTCTCATTAGCTGCTAATGAcg GTATTGACTGGTTTGATTATAAGAAGCAGTTGAAGAAGGCAGAGCAATGGAACGTTGAAGTCTACTGA